The following coding sequences lie in one Labrus bergylta chromosome 13, fLabBer1.1, whole genome shotgun sequence genomic window:
- the zmp:0000000936 gene encoding interleukin-1 receptor type 1 yields MGLSSTLRSLLFFLGTYRICSGFVQENCINYKLQFERVYSVPGEVAMLNSTLVSPDVFNFTNVPYNITWYDSRTGQEINNQTGRMLVQGETLWFLRITLEDDGEYVTILRTPSQCYMQSTKLIVDEPIPGECGRPQKVGQTLTKGVTDKLSCPLWDHINKLNSYNIATSVQWYKGCEPIEDGTGRYTYWDMTKLRIDGVDSQNSGSYTCTLSFTLGGVMGSMSETINAEIREEYGMVPQVHEPVHEIIKADKGSSFSRRCLVFVPCVGMPFVDVMWLVRDGFISTNPANRVYTSEERVWNQDIPIKGLWIEKVLMFSELREEDFGVNYTCRAYSTRGFPQGYFTLLPADPNIILPIGLVLGGMMVLFINSIIIYYLFKVDIVLWFRRAFPVLYPNKDLDGKLYDAYVAYPQPCATGFSEEVEDFALHTLPQVLEKACGYKLFIAGRDCLPGGAIVDSVEENLRVSRCVLLLYTASTFTSKRHTSSTSSNNNNISKICDTNENSKSKTPEDSDSMNYYDDKEVYSDTRQQFECVAAMYRALLEGSLKVVLVELEEISPAQLALFPESVRQLRKKQGAVCWWKNLERRHRSVTCDMRRREDEEKSGQDTQRSPSLSPSSRFWKEMRYHMPVRGKRDVFPEKTALLNL; encoded by the exons ATGGGTCTGAGTTCAACACTGAGAAGCCTTCTGTTTTTCCTCGGGACGTACAGGATTTGTTCAGGATTTGTGCAAG AGAACTGTATCAACTACAAACTCCAGTTCGAGAGGGTTTATTCTGTTCCCGGTGAGGTAGCTATGCTGAACAGCACCCTTGTATCTCCGGATGTCTTCAACTTCACAAATGTGCCTTACAACATCACCTGGTATGACTCAAGAACCGGTCAAGAAATAAACAACCAGACCGGTCGAATGTTGGTGCAAGGGGAGACTCTGTGGTTTCTCAGGATAACACTGGAAGACGATGGAGAATATGTGACCATCCTGAG GACTCCCTCTCAGTGCTACATGCAGTCCACCAAGCTGATAGTGGATGAACCCATTCCTGGAGAATGTGGGAGGCCACAGAAAGTTGGCCAAACACTTACAAAGGGAGTGACTGACAAGCTGTCCTGCCCTCTGTGGGACCACATCAACAAACTGAATAGCTACAATATCGCCACTTCCGTCCAGTGGTACAAA GGTTGTGAGCCCATAGAGGATGGGACAGGAAGGTACACCTACTGGGATATGACCAAACTAAGGATTGATGGGGTGGATTCTCAAAACAGCGGCTCCTATACATGCACTTTGTCCTTCACTCTTGGTGGGGTTATGGGATCTATGTCAGAGACCATCAATGCAGAGATCAGAG AGGAGTATGGTATGGTTCCACAAGTGCATGAACCTGTCCATGAAATAATTAAGGCAGACAAAG GCTCCAGTTTTAGCAGGCGGTGCCTGGTTTTTGTTCCCTGCGTTGGGATGCCCTTTGTTGATGTCATGTGGTTGGTTAGGGATGGTTTCATCAGTACTAACCCTGCCAACCGTGTCTACACATCAGAAGAACG TGTGTGGAATCAGGATATTCCTATCAAAGGACTTTGGATTGAGAAGGTGCTGATGTTTTCTGAGCTAAGGGAAGAGGATTTTGGCGTCAACTACACGTGCCGAGCGTACAGTACCAGAGGCTTCCCTCAGGGATATTTTACTCTGTTACCAGCAG ATCCCAACATCATACTACCCATTGGACTGGTGCTTGGAGGAATGATGGTTCTCTTTATCAACAGCATCATCATCTACTACCTTTTTAAGGTTGACATTGTGCTGTGGTTCAGAAGAGCATTTCCAGTCCTCTATCCAAATAAAG atttagatgggaagctgtatgaTGCCTACGTGGCGTATCCACAGCCATGTGCCACTGGATTTAGTGAGGAAGTGGAGGACTTTGCCCTTCATACTCTGCCTCAAGTGTTGGAAAAGGCCTGCGGCTACAAACTCTTCATAGCGGGCCGTGACTGTCTACCCGGGGGGG CCATAGTGGACTCCGTGGAGGAGAACTTACGAGTCAGTCGCTGTGTCCTTCTGCTCTACACCGCCTCCACCTTCACCAGCAAAAGACACACAAGCAGTACTAGcagcaacaataacaacatCTCTAAGATCTGTGACACCAATGAAAACAGCAAAAGCAAAACCCCAGAGGACAGTGACAGCATGAATTATTATGATGATAAAGAAGTCTATTCAGACACAAGGCAGCAGTTTGAGTGTGTGGCAGCAATGTACAGAGCGCTTCTAGAGGGATCTCTCAAG GTGGTTCTGGTGGAGTTGGAAGAGATCAGCCCAGCTCAGCTCGCTCTCTTCCCAGAGTCGGTGCGTCAACTAAGGAAGAAGCAAGGTGCTGTGTGTTGGTGGAAGAACTTAGAGAGGAGGCATAGGTCTGTGACATGTGacatgaggaggagagaagatgaagagaaaagtgGACAGGACACACAGCggtctccatccctctctccctcctccaggttTTGGAAGGAGATGAGGTATCATATGCCTGTGAGGGGAAAGAGGGATGTGTTTCCCGAGAAAACTGCCCTGCTGAACTTATGA